Proteins from a genomic interval of Paenibacillus sp. RC334:
- a CDS encoding helix-turn-helix domain-containing protein, which produces MTDTQRLVSVESQTEYSITSGATETRIFVKMYVDAAKAGLIASMGAQNWTTLCVIASFMDAAGNCYPTQDQIARYLGVNRQTANRYVKKLTEYRWNGRPVIRAVRERSPTGTWQNTRYTVLPISQLAIFDAEPDVLDTG; this is translated from the coding sequence ATGACCGATACACAACGCCTCGTCAGCGTCGAATCACAAACGGAATATTCCATCACATCCGGCGCAACCGAAACGCGTATCTTCGTTAAGATGTACGTCGACGCAGCTAAAGCGGGACTCATCGCAAGCATGGGTGCGCAAAATTGGACGACGCTATGCGTAATTGCTTCGTTTATGGATGCGGCTGGCAACTGTTACCCTACGCAGGATCAGATCGCGAGGTATCTCGGAGTCAATCGGCAGACAGCGAATAGATACGTTAAGAAGCTGACGGAATATCGCTGGAACGGACGCCCAGTTATCCGAGCAGTACGCGAGAGGTCGCCAACGGGTACGTGGCAGAATACGCGGTATACGGTGCTTCCGATTAGTCAGCTTGCGATATTCGATGCGGAGCCGGACGTACTTGACACCGGCTAG